One part of the Phycisphaeraceae bacterium genome encodes these proteins:
- a CDS encoding TrkH family potassium uptake protein → MNMKFVVHRLGLLILALSGVIALHAGITLIRWQFMGLTEEQDTTAALAVSAVCCGALGTLIWLTSKSKATRLERREAVVLVSLSWIIGAAVCAVPYFVWAMISDNDHAARVAMESPVNVYFESLSGLTTTGATVLTELSTIPKGLLLWRATTHWLGGLGIVVLFVAVLPGIGIGGRRLFSFEAPGPDKSGLHPHIRETARTLFVIYSVLTAVLAVGLMLSGLSPMDAVCHSFATLATGGFSTDDASVAQYNSGAAMMLIIVFMFFAGMNFNLFYHISKGKWKKVIQDTEFRAYLGIVVVAATVVAFSLVGQTFNLTNGREITNASPGDAALQSMFTCISIQTTTGFCTADFDQWPTLAKSILIALTFIGGCAGSTGGGIKVIRIWIVFRTMFSEVDRVVRPNVIRPLRTGEGGVVDQDMRLAVISYAMGVVLLFAAGTITIMLLEPSVGIQTGATASLATLCTTGPGLARVGATQNYAFFGDASKIVMCVLMLLGRLEVFAIACLFSPHFWRNS, encoded by the coding sequence ATGAACATGAAGTTCGTCGTCCATCGACTCGGTTTGTTGATACTCGCGCTCTCGGGTGTCATTGCATTGCATGCAGGAATCACGCTGATTCGCTGGCAGTTCATGGGACTCACCGAAGAACAGGATACAACTGCGGCTCTGGCTGTCAGTGCTGTATGCTGTGGAGCTCTAGGCACATTGATATGGCTTACCTCCAAAAGCAAGGCGACGCGCCTTGAGCGTCGCGAGGCGGTTGTGCTTGTCTCGTTGTCATGGATCATTGGTGCTGCAGTATGCGCCGTTCCGTACTTTGTATGGGCAATGATTTCTGATAACGATCACGCTGCACGTGTCGCAATGGAATCGCCTGTCAACGTGTATTTCGAATCACTCTCCGGCCTCACGACGACGGGCGCAACCGTGCTGACCGAACTCAGCACTATACCAAAGGGTCTGCTGCTGTGGCGCGCAACTACACACTGGCTTGGCGGGCTTGGTATCGTTGTGCTGTTTGTTGCTGTGCTTCCCGGCATTGGTATAGGTGGCAGGCGTCTGTTCAGCTTTGAGGCGCCGGGACCGGATAAGTCGGGCCTGCACCCACATATCAGGGAAACAGCGCGGACATTGTTTGTTATTTACTCAGTGCTCACAGCGGTACTGGCAGTTGGCCTGATGCTCTCAGGTCTTTCACCGATGGACGCGGTGTGTCATTCTTTTGCAACACTTGCGACAGGCGGGTTCTCCACTGATGATGCGAGCGTCGCACAATACAACTCCGGCGCAGCAATGATGCTCATCATCGTGTTCATGTTCTTTGCAGGGATGAACTTCAATCTCTTCTATCACATATCCAAGGGAAAGTGGAAAAAAGTTATCCAGGACACCGAGTTTCGAGCCTATCTTGGGATCGTTGTTGTTGCTGCGACAGTTGTCGCCTTTTCGCTGGTCGGCCAGACATTCAACCTGACGAATGGCAGAGAGATAACGAACGCGTCGCCGGGGGATGCAGCACTTCAGTCGATGTTTACGTGTATTTCCATCCAGACGACCACTGGTTTCTGTACCGCGGACTTTGACCAATGGCCAACGCTGGCAAAGTCGATTCTCATAGCGCTGACATTTATAGGTGGTTGTGCGGGATCGACTGGCGGTGGCATCAAGGTTATCCGCATTTGGATTGTGTTCCGCACTATGTTCTCAGAGGTGGATCGAGTCGTTCGACCCAACGTCATACGCCCGCTCCGCACAGGTGAGGGTGGTGTAGTCGATCAGGACATGCGACTCGCTGTGATCTCGTACGCAATGGGGGTTGTGCTGCTGTTTGCAGCTGGCACGATCACCATCATGCTTCTAGAGCCGTCAGTTGGTATTCAGACCGGCGCAACAGCTTCGCTCGCAACACTCTGCACCACAGGTCCAGGTCTTGCGCGCGTTGGAGCAACCCAGAACTATGCGTTCTTTGGTGATGCATCCAAGATTGTTATGTGTGTTCTGATGCTGCTTGGACGTCTTGAAGTCTTCGCAATCGCGTGCCTGTTCAGCCCGCACTTCTGGCGTAACAGCTAA
- a CDS encoding radical SAM protein, producing the protein MASDNGHTEPVAWHAPDPFSLTHNQFVDAWDGKLIGGKPRATEIFSRLHREGIVPTDVVLRDGIPYQINMPDVVRTLRETTSEGDVVKFLTRVKGTGRLKPSTTSSLNVLNSDADSLEVESVCIPMLARMQHRFYTLCVSSQVGCAMGCTFCETAQMGLIRSLTVREIVHQWFAATYHVGIRPKNIVFMGMGEPMDNLDNVIDSIAVLTDHRGPAVAMSNITVSTVGRVEGIERLSRHAKQPGWHRLGLAISLNAPNDEIRSSIMPINRASPMEDLRQAMIDWPQKGNTKLCVEYVLIPGVNNEREHARELANYLRPLSSPKPHVMLNVIPYNPRRNSPWPAPTEEQTEQFIDWMIEESIPTRRRRTKGRTLMGACGQLGNEKIRNRTLVEAES; encoded by the coding sequence ATGGCATCAGACAACGGACACACAGAACCTGTAGCATGGCACGCGCCCGACCCATTTTCGTTGACGCACAATCAGTTTGTTGACGCGTGGGACGGGAAGCTCATCGGCGGAAAGCCGCGCGCAACAGAGATCTTCTCCCGATTACATCGTGAGGGTATTGTGCCGACGGATGTTGTGCTCCGCGATGGCATTCCGTATCAGATCAACATGCCGGATGTTGTACGCACACTCCGTGAAACAACATCCGAGGGCGACGTGGTCAAGTTTCTGACGCGCGTCAAGGGCACCGGCAGACTGAAACCTTCAACTACGTCTTCATTGAATGTACTCAACAGTGATGCCGACTCACTTGAGGTGGAATCTGTCTGCATTCCGATGCTTGCGCGCATGCAGCATCGGTTTTACACCCTGTGCGTGTCGAGCCAGGTCGGCTGCGCGATGGGATGCACGTTCTGCGAGACAGCACAGATGGGGCTGATCCGCTCGCTCACCGTGCGGGAGATTGTCCACCAGTGGTTTGCTGCGACGTACCACGTCGGCATCCGTCCAAAGAATATCGTGTTCATGGGCATGGGCGAGCCCATGGACAATCTCGACAACGTGATTGATTCGATTGCAGTGCTGACTGATCATCGTGGGCCGGCTGTCGCGATGAGCAACATCACTGTCTCGACCGTCGGCAGGGTTGAGGGGATCGAGAGGCTCTCGCGTCACGCGAAGCAACCGGGCTGGCACAGGCTCGGGCTTGCGATCTCACTCAACGCGCCCAACGACGAGATTCGTTCCTCGATCATGCCAATCAACCGTGCATCACCGATGGAGGATCTCCGTCAGGCGATGATCGACTGGCCACAGAAGGGTAACACAAAGCTGTGTGTCGAGTACGTGTTGATTCCAGGTGTAAACAACGAGCGTGAGCACGCGCGAGAACTGGCAAACTATCTCAGGCCGCTCTCGTCACCCAAGCCGCACGTGATGCTGAACGTCATACCCTACAACCCGCGCCGCAACTCGCCCTGGCCAGCCCCCACAGAAGAACAGACCGAGCAGTTCATCGACTGGATGATTGAGGAGTCGATCCCCACGCGCAGGCGCAGAACCAAGGGGCGCACACTCATGGGCGCGTGCGGGCAGCTCGGCAACGAAAAAATTCGCAACCGGACACTTGTCGAAGCTGAGTCCTAA
- a CDS encoding translation initiation factor IF-3, which translates to MLAQRGQTSSPEVRTRRLSIAGQRNFRTPAGMAPKRTRVNDMIRMSPIRLIGADNEQIGVVDTRDAIRMAQDQGLDLVEMVPDARPPVCKIMDYGKYKYELSKKEQKNRAASKQQEMKEVRLGRSAKIDPHDVQIRIEQARKFLLAGHKVLFVQRFKGREIVHKELGLEHLDIAAKELEDISKVEAPAKMAGRAASMVLAPDKAKIESIRRKQENEHAKSQDESAVAEPAEEPATQAD; encoded by the coding sequence ATGCTCGCCCAACGTGGGCAGACATCAAGCCCAGAAGTTCGAACAAGGAGACTGAGTATCGCAGGCCAGCGCAACTTTCGGACCCCAGCGGGGATGGCGCCCAAGCGCACCCGCGTGAATGACATGATTCGCATGAGCCCGATCAGGCTCATCGGTGCCGATAACGAGCAGATCGGTGTTGTTGATACGCGCGATGCAATTCGCATGGCGCAGGATCAGGGACTCGATCTCGTTGAAATGGTGCCGGATGCACGTCCACCTGTCTGCAAGATCATGGACTATGGCAAGTACAAGTACGAGCTCTCAAAGAAAGAGCAGAAGAATCGTGCTGCAAGCAAACAACAGGAAATGAAGGAAGTGCGTCTTGGACGATCTGCCAAGATCGATCCGCACGATGTACAGATTCGCATTGAGCAGGCCCGCAAGTTCCTGCTGGCTGGTCACAAGGTACTCTTCGTGCAAAGGTTCAAGGGACGCGAGATTGTTCACAAGGAACTCGGGCTTGAGCATCTCGATATTGCTGCGAAGGAACTCGAGGATATCTCAAAGGTAGAAGCGCCGGCCAAGATGGCTGGGCGTGCCGCGTCCATGGTTCTCGCACCAGATAAAGCGAAGATCGAATCAATCAGGCGCAAGCAGGAAAACGAGCACGCAAAGTCACAAGATGAATCCGCAGTGGCGGAACCCGCTGAAGAGCCTGCAACTCAGGCCGATTAA
- a CDS encoding NAD(+)/NADH kinase translates to MPNHTHALLLVNHERPAVGAITSRVRDALDSLGVKHTQISDGPHETSLVEPNGATIIIAVGGDGTILSTARRTAHTKLPILGINAGRLGFLAQFDVDSFVSQAKSILHDNTYETTSHIMIEASISSKMHPQKYLGTALNEAVITAGPPYRMIELDIELDGQPGPQLSGDGLLVSTPTGSTAYNVSAGGPIIGPGSDVFAITPIAAHSLAYRPIVVPGSCSVVIEVLRANDSNDSNPDAGTALVLDGHIVSSVHVGDRITIKRADNAATIVENPQSNYWETLTTKLHWGHEPRVDAQRRNGEAGK, encoded by the coding sequence ATGCCCAACCACACACATGCCCTGCTGCTTGTGAACCACGAGCGACCGGCGGTCGGCGCTATCACATCGCGCGTGCGTGATGCGCTCGATTCGCTCGGTGTGAAGCACACGCAGATCAGTGATGGGCCGCATGAGACCTCGCTGGTTGAGCCGAATGGCGCGACCATCATCATTGCAGTTGGTGGCGATGGCACGATCCTTTCGACCGCTCGACGCACCGCGCACACAAAGCTGCCGATCCTCGGCATAAACGCTGGCAGGCTCGGCTTTCTTGCCCAGTTCGATGTTGATTCGTTTGTTTCGCAGGCAAAGTCGATCCTGCATGATAACACATACGAGACAACATCGCACATCATGATCGAAGCATCGATCTCTTCAAAGATGCATCCGCAGAAGTATCTGGGGACAGCATTGAACGAAGCGGTGATCACCGCAGGCCCGCCCTATCGGATGATCGAACTGGACATCGAACTTGACGGCCAGCCTGGACCGCAGCTTTCAGGTGATGGCTTACTCGTATCCACGCCAACCGGCTCGACCGCATACAACGTCAGCGCGGGCGGACCGATCATCGGGCCGGGATCCGATGTCTTTGCGATCACACCGATCGCAGCACACTCGCTCGCGTACAGACCCATCGTTGTGCCGGGTTCGTGTAGTGTCGTGATCGAGGTGCTGCGCGCGAACGACAGCAACGATTCAAACCCGGATGCGGGCACCGCACTCGTGCTCGATGGGCACATCGTCTCGTCGGTACATGTGGGTGATCGGATTACCATCAAGCGAGCCGACAATGCCGCGACGATTGTCGAGAACCCGCAATCAAACTACTGGGAGACGCTCACAACGAAGCTCCACTGGGGACACGAGCCCCGTGTTGATGCCCAGCGCCGCAACGGCGAGGCGGGCAAGTGA
- the pheS gene encoding phenylalanine--tRNA ligase subunit alpha, with protein sequence MLDTMESHALEQLAQVQDATGLDMWKSSFLGPKGRVKQALAGVKDVAPEHRKAFGQRANEINKTLIEAFEHRRSSLGASGGGSAKVREMLDLTEPGIVEMYQLGRRHVLSRVREELVDVFARMGFDVAQGPELEDDEHNFVKLNIPSDHPARDPIDNFYVDDPAKTATPRMLRSQTSTVQIRTMERAVREGWGPPIKIISPGRVYRPDTVDATHSFMFHQLEGLYIDHDVSMADLKSTLLHFARAYFGEGADVRLRPSYFPFTEVSAEFDMKIALRPGDPPKWIELGGCGMVDPLVLDACGIDPERWTGFAFGFGIERLAMGKYNIPDIRMLFENDLRFLNQI encoded by the coding sequence ATGCTCGACACCATGGAATCACACGCGCTCGAACAACTGGCGCAGGTACAGGATGCGACCGGGCTTGATATGTGGAAATCCTCATTTTTAGGACCGAAGGGCAGGGTCAAGCAGGCACTTGCTGGTGTGAAAGACGTGGCACCCGAGCATCGCAAAGCGTTCGGTCAGCGAGCCAACGAGATCAATAAGACGCTGATCGAAGCCTTTGAACACCGACGATCGTCTCTGGGGGCGAGCGGCGGGGGATCTGCGAAGGTGAGAGAGATGCTTGATCTCACTGAGCCGGGCATTGTTGAAATGTATCAGTTGGGCAGACGTCATGTCCTGAGTCGCGTGCGGGAAGAACTCGTCGATGTCTTTGCTCGCATGGGGTTTGATGTTGCACAGGGCCCGGAGCTTGAAGACGACGAGCACAACTTTGTCAAGCTGAACATCCCATCGGACCATCCGGCGCGCGACCCGATCGACAACTTCTACGTCGATGATCCTGCGAAGACTGCAACACCACGTATGCTCCGCTCGCAGACGAGTACAGTGCAGATCCGCACCATGGAGCGCGCAGTGCGTGAAGGGTGGGGGCCACCGATCAAGATCATCTCGCCGGGACGCGTATACCGGCCTGACACGGTCGACGCGACGCACTCGTTCATGTTCCATCAGCTCGAAGGATTGTACATCGACCACGACGTGTCTATGGCCGATCTGAAGAGCACATTGCTTCACTTTGCGAGAGCGTACTTTGGTGAGGGTGCCGACGTGCGCCTGCGCCCGAGCTACTTCCCGTTCACCGAGGTCAGCGCAGAGTTTGACATGAAGATTGCGTTGCGACCGGGCGATCCTCCAAAGTGGATCGAACTGGGCGGTTGCGGCATGGTTGATCCGCTCGTGCTCGACGCGTGCGGGATTGATCCCGAGCGATGGACAGGATTCGCGTTCGGGTTTGGAATTGAACGACTTGCGATGGGCAAGTACAACATCCCCGACATCCGCATGCTGTTCGAGAACGATCTCCGGTTCCTGAATCAGATTTAG
- a CDS encoding Fe(2+)-trafficking protein, with protein sequence MNIDERIAQFENMAREDSTNEMAHFSLGNAYSQAGRFAEATASFEECIRLNENLSKAYQLCGAAYLAQGEDDKAADILTRGYTIAALRGDLMPKKAMEELLHKLGRPIPDVAPPPSATPDSPTGSFTCQRTGRPGHKMDRPPFRGPVGQWIYENISRETFDAWIRQGTKVINELRLDLSREEDADTYDLHMREYLGIDNDVLAQIGAS encoded by the coding sequence ATGAACATCGACGAACGGATCGCTCAGTTTGAGAATATGGCTCGAGAGGACAGCACCAACGAGATGGCGCACTTCTCACTGGGAAACGCATACTCGCAGGCAGGCAGGTTTGCAGAGGCGACAGCCAGCTTTGAGGAGTGCATCAGGCTCAACGAAAACCTTTCCAAAGCATATCAGCTTTGCGGGGCTGCGTATCTTGCCCAGGGAGAGGATGACAAGGCTGCTGATATCCTGACGCGCGGATATACCATTGCTGCCTTGCGGGGTGATCTCATGCCGAAGAAGGCGATGGAGGAACTGCTCCACAAACTGGGCAGGCCGATCCCCGATGTGGCTCCACCACCCTCGGCTACGCCGGATTCACCTACAGGCTCCTTTACATGCCAGCGGACAGGAAGACCTGGACACAAGATGGATCGTCCGCCGTTCCGCGGTCCTGTCGGGCAATGGATCTATGAGAACATTTCTCGGGAAACATTCGACGCATGGATCCGTCAGGGTACGAAGGTCATCAATGAACTGCGTCTCGATCTCTCACGTGAAGAGGATGCAGACACGTACGACCTGCACATGCGCGAGTATCTCGGGATTGACAATGATGTGCTGGCACAGATCGGGGCATCGTAA
- a CDS encoding dihydroorotate dehydrogenase, translated as MPDPDPQIQPDVSQSAPVSPMEVDLAGLTLRNPVMLAAGTAGYLDEMSEVLSLDAIGAVVTKSITRHPREGNPTWRVRPNRAGMLNAVGLANIGMEAFHEHIVPRIRSVPTTVIGSIAGFSIDDYVTVAAMMDDTDDIKAVELNVSCPNVHGGTEFGADEKALRSLIAAVRPVLTRTHLSVKLSPIAVGAVTVEDVARAAIEGLGPTGGPNNRPGADVLCVSNTMPAMQIDVKTRKPLLANTTGGLSGPALHPVVVRLIHVLRQGVCGATRTPIVGAGGVLNWQDAAQFIVAGANAVQIGTGLFVNPKIPQRVVRGLDQWRRSLNADSISDLVGTLQTE; from the coding sequence GTGCCCGATCCAGACCCACAGATCCAGCCAGATGTATCCCAATCCGCGCCAGTTTCACCGATGGAGGTCGATCTGGCAGGACTGACGCTGAGAAATCCTGTGATGCTGGCAGCTGGAACCGCAGGGTATCTTGATGAGATGTCAGAGGTGCTGAGCCTCGACGCGATCGGCGCCGTTGTAACTAAATCGATCACTCGTCACCCTCGTGAAGGCAATCCAACATGGAGGGTGAGGCCGAACCGGGCTGGTATGCTCAACGCAGTAGGGCTTGCCAACATCGGGATGGAAGCATTCCACGAGCATATTGTGCCACGGATCCGATCGGTGCCGACGACGGTCATCGGCTCAATCGCGGGGTTCTCTATTGACGATTATGTCACTGTTGCAGCGATGATGGACGACACCGATGATATCAAGGCTGTTGAACTCAACGTATCATGCCCGAATGTGCATGGTGGCACAGAGTTTGGTGCCGACGAGAAGGCGCTCCGATCATTGATTGCAGCTGTTCGTCCAGTACTGACACGAACGCATCTGTCAGTCAAACTGAGCCCGATTGCAGTTGGAGCGGTTACAGTTGAAGATGTTGCGCGGGCGGCGATTGAGGGACTTGGCCCAACTGGTGGCCCAAACAATAGGCCTGGCGCAGATGTTCTTTGCGTGTCAAACACGATGCCCGCAATGCAGATCGATGTGAAAACACGCAAACCCCTCCTTGCGAACACAACAGGTGGCCTTTCCGGTCCTGCGCTCCATCCGGTTGTCGTGCGACTGATTCACGTGCTGCGTCAGGGTGTGTGCGGAGCAACACGCACACCGATTGTTGGTGCTGGCGGCGTGCTGAACTGGCAGGATGCGGCGCAGTTTATCGTTGCAGGCGCAAACGCTGTGCAGATCGGGACAGGGCTCTTTGTCAATCCAAAGATCCCGCAACGTGTTGTAAGAGGCCTGGATCAGTGGCGACGATCTCTGAATGCAGACTCGATTTCCGACCTTGTTGGCACACTGCAAACTGAATAG
- the trkA gene encoding Trk system potassium transporter TrkA, giving the protein MSMHVIVCGAGQVGGFAAEILAHQGHSITVIDVDKARLRTLGDTLDVSIFEGNGVNASILREAGAAKADLLLAATTSDEVNLLTSSIAKSIGTKRTIARVHSSVFYESIGLDYGAHFHIDGLICPESAAAEAIANTLRNPGAHAIETFGRGQIEMHEIPVSPGVEAIGKPLSELRLPAGSRLLAVIHDGRASSPTAQTTFHQGDTVVLVANSDTFSAARKLFYKDKIPRKRIAILGADATTIWLARALRERAFAVKLFVTSRDRAEELAQQLSWVTVVNADPTDPAIFEEENLREYHAFVALTHDDEDNILACAFAKSRGLPSAYAIVQKRRYLHLLEHVAIDEAFSPRLVAAKQVIGMLDDSGFRRIAVIEEGVLEAYAMRIGASCSLCGTPLFEITDFPGWIVAAIEHNDHVSVPDRTATFSVGDRLIVVGPPAIESKLRKTLTGR; this is encoded by the coding sequence ATGTCGATGCATGTTATTGTCTGTGGGGCTGGTCAGGTTGGCGGTTTCGCCGCCGAGATTCTGGCGCATCAGGGACACTCGATCACTGTGATTGATGTTGACAAGGCGCGTCTTCGAACGCTTGGTGATACGCTTGATGTATCGATCTTTGAAGGAAACGGTGTGAACGCGAGCATCCTGCGAGAAGCCGGAGCGGCCAAGGCAGATCTCCTGCTCGCTGCAACGACATCTGATGAGGTCAATCTGCTGACCTCATCCATTGCGAAATCGATCGGAACCAAACGCACGATTGCCCGTGTCCATTCGAGCGTGTTCTATGAAAGTATCGGACTTGATTACGGTGCCCACTTCCATATCGATGGTTTGATCTGTCCTGAAAGCGCCGCTGCAGAAGCAATTGCCAACACACTCAGAAATCCTGGAGCACACGCGATCGAAACATTCGGGCGCGGGCAGATAGAAATGCACGAGATCCCTGTCAGCCCGGGTGTCGAGGCGATCGGCAAGCCGCTCTCGGAGCTGCGCCTTCCGGCTGGATCGAGACTGCTCGCGGTGATTCATGACGGACGAGCAAGTTCTCCGACTGCGCAGACAACATTCCACCAGGGCGACACCGTTGTGCTGGTTGCCAACTCCGACACGTTCAGTGCGGCTCGAAAGCTTTTTTACAAGGACAAGATACCACGCAAACGTATTGCGATACTCGGGGCCGATGCAACCACGATCTGGCTTGCGCGTGCACTGCGCGAACGTGCCTTTGCTGTCAAGCTCTTTGTGACAAGTCGTGATCGTGCCGAGGAACTGGCGCAACAGTTGTCATGGGTCACTGTTGTCAATGCGGACCCAACTGATCCCGCTATCTTTGAAGAAGAGAACCTCCGTGAATACCACGCCTTTGTCGCATTGACACATGATGACGAGGACAACATCCTCGCGTGCGCATTCGCAAAGAGCAGGGGACTGCCTTCAGCATACGCCATTGTGCAGAAGCGTAGATATCTGCATCTGCTTGAGCACGTTGCAATCGACGAGGCGTTTTCGCCCCGACTGGTGGCTGCCAAGCAGGTGATTGGCATGCTGGACGACAGCGGATTTAGACGAATAGCTGTGATCGAAGAGGGCGTGCTTGAAGCCTATGCGATGCGCATAGGTGCAAGCTGCTCGCTCTGTGGCACACCTCTCTTTGAGATCACTGATTTCCCAGGATGGATTGTCGCTGCGATCGAACACAACGATCATGTCTCGGTGCCCGATAGAACAGCAACATTCTCCGTGGGCGACCGGCTCATCGTCGTTGGGCCTCCTGCAATTGAATCGAAGCTGAGAAAAACACTCACGGGCCGATAG
- a CDS encoding 1-deoxy-D-xylulose-5-phosphate synthase produces MGLLETINSPADLRKLSVEQLPQVAQEIREKIIAQVSKSGGHLAPNLGVVELTIALHYVFDFGHDRLLFDVGHQCYPHKLLTGRQHLLKDLRTRKGMSGFPAPSESPYDLFSVGHAGTAISTAVGIARGDSLAGQAYDAKDNPDGRRVVSLIGDASIVNGVAMEGLNNAGTLKRQFLVVLNDNSMSISKPQGAVSQYFDRLRISPTYADFKKGARSVLKHVPGGSLLREAYHQVGEMTKAIIAEDAWFERFGLVTAGPIDGHNIQQLIGFLSEARDLERPMVLWVKTTKGKGLDVAENDATKFHSPAAFKLEGNTATMKSSGRSFTAAFGDALVDLMQRDESVVACTAAMPDGTGVVKAIETFPTRTWDTGICESHAMDMMAGLAFAGYKPFFAVYSTFLQRAFDQAFQESSLQSLPVRLCLDRAGLVGGDGAVHHGFCDIALLRTLPASCLMAAIDEPSLKASLAFMAGYDEGLSAVRYPRDNVSGMFASESCPAFEIGRARLLTSDVDPSDASHNVDVVVLAYGTCAIDAMHAAHTLATHQVAVYDARFAKPVDVELIRTLVERQTPIVTIEDHSVVGGFGAAVTDAVQEIVNTSEKPAPRVLRLGLPDRWVHQNSRNEQLAEVGLDAGGIASSIAHFLAEHHDAPASGSQAKIEPKLIPAQHTQDQKLR; encoded by the coding sequence TTGGGCCTGCTTGAAACCATCAACTCCCCTGCTGATCTTCGTAAGCTGAGTGTTGAGCAACTGCCGCAGGTCGCGCAGGAGATCCGCGAGAAGATTATCGCGCAGGTATCAAAGTCCGGCGGACATCTTGCGCCGAATCTTGGTGTTGTTGAGTTGACCATCGCGCTCCATTATGTCTTTGACTTTGGGCACGATCGTTTGCTGTTTGATGTCGGGCATCAGTGCTATCCGCACAAACTGCTCACCGGTCGTCAGCACTTGCTTAAGGATCTTCGCACACGCAAGGGCATGTCGGGGTTTCCGGCACCGTCAGAATCCCCCTACGACCTGTTCAGCGTCGGGCATGCTGGTACAGCGATCTCGACTGCGGTAGGCATTGCCCGTGGGGACAGCCTTGCTGGTCAGGCCTACGACGCGAAAGACAATCCGGATGGACGGCGGGTGGTGTCATTGATTGGTGACGCATCGATTGTGAACGGCGTTGCAATGGAAGGGCTCAACAACGCGGGCACATTGAAACGCCAGTTTCTGGTTGTGCTCAACGACAACTCGATGTCGATCTCCAAGCCGCAGGGTGCGGTGTCGCAGTACTTCGATCGACTCCGCATCTCCCCCACGTACGCCGATTTCAAAAAGGGCGCACGATCGGTGCTCAAGCATGTGCCGGGTGGATCATTGCTTCGTGAGGCATACCACCAGGTTGGCGAGATGACGAAGGCTATCATCGCTGAGGACGCATGGTTCGAGCGGTTTGGTCTCGTGACTGCGGGACCCATCGACGGGCACAACATCCAGCAGTTGATCGGATTCCTGTCGGAGGCTCGCGATCTTGAGCGTCCCATGGTCTTGTGGGTCAAGACAACCAAGGGCAAAGGTCTCGACGTTGCGGAGAATGACGCGACAAAGTTCCACTCCCCCGCTGCGTTCAAACTCGAGGGCAACACCGCGACAATGAAATCGTCCGGCCGCTCTTTCACAGCAGCGTTCGGTGATGCGCTTGTCGATCTGATGCAGCGTGACGAATCTGTCGTTGCGTGCACAGCTGCGATGCCCGATGGCACCGGTGTTGTCAAAGCAATCGAGACATTCCCGACCCGCACGTGGGACACAGGCATTTGCGAATCGCACGCGATGGACATGATGGCCGGGCTCGCATTTGCCGGGTACAAGCCGTTCTTCGCAGTGTACTCGACCTTCCTCCAGCGGGCATTCGATCAGGCGTTCCAGGAATCCTCGCTCCAGTCGCTTCCTGTTCGTTTGTGTCTTGACCGCGCAGGCTTGGTTGGTGGTGACGGCGCAGTCCACCATGGATTCTGCGATATCGCGCTCCTTCGCACTCTCCCAGCTTCGTGTCTGATGGCAGCAATAGATGAGCCCTCGCTCAAGGCTTCGCTCGCATTCATGGCCGGGTATGACGAGGGACTCTCGGCAGTTCGCTATCCGCGCGACAATGTGTCAGGCATGTTTGCAAGTGAGTCATGCCCCGCGTTTGAAATCGGCAGAGCACGATTGCTGACTTCCGACGTTGATCCTTCAGACGCATCACACAATGTGGATGTTGTGGTGCTGGCGTATGGCACGTGCGCAATCGACGCAATGCACGCAGCACACACACTTGCCACCCATCAGGTTGCAGTCTACGACGCACGATTTGCTAAGCCGGTTGATGTAGAACTGATCAGAACACTCGTCGAACGACAGACCCCCATTGTGACGATCGAGGATCACTCTGTCGTTGGTGGATTTGGCGCAGCTGTGACCGACGCTGTGCAGGAGATCGTGAACACGTCAGAAAAGCCAGCGCCACGTGTGCTCAGGCTCGGTTTGCCCGATCGATGGGTCCATCAGAACTCGCGGAATGAACAACTGGCCGAGGTCGGGCTCGATGCAGGCGGCATCGCGTCGTCGATAGCACACTTCCTTGCGGAGCACCACGACGCGCCTGCTTCCGGAAGCCAGGCAAAGATCGAACCAAAGCTGATACCAGCCCAGCACACCCAGGATCAGAAACTACGCTGA